A DNA window from Ovis aries strain OAR_USU_Benz2616 breed Rambouillet chromosome 7, ARS-UI_Ramb_v3.0, whole genome shotgun sequence contains the following coding sequences:
- the THBS1 gene encoding thrombospondin-1 isoform X5 — protein sequence MGLAWGLGVLLLVHACGSNRIPESGGDNSVFDIFELTGAARKGSGRRLVKGPDPSSPAFRIEDANLIPPVPDKKFQDLVDAVRAEKGFLLLASLRQMKKTRGTLLAVERKDHSGQVFSVVSNGKAGTLDLSLTVQGKQHVVSVEEALLATGQWKSITLFVQEDRAQLYIDCEKMENAELDVPIQSIFTRDLASIARLRIAKGGVNDNFQGVLQNVRFVFGTTPEDILRNKGCSSSATSVFLTLDNNVVNGSSPAIRTDYIGHKTKDLQAICGISCDELSSMVLELRGLRTIVTTLQDSIRKVTEENKELANELRRPPLCYHNGVQYRTGDEWTVDSCTECRCQNSVTICKKVSCPIMPCSNATVPDGECCPRCWPASDSADDGWSPWSEWTSCSVTCGNGIQQRGRSCDSLNNRCEGSSVQTRTCHIQECDKRFKQDGGWSHWSPWSSCSVTCGDGVITRIRLCNSPSPQMNGKPCEGKARETKACQKDACPINGGWGPWSPWDICSVTCGGGAQKRSRLCNNPTPQFGGKDCVGDVTETQICNKQDCPIDGCLSNPCFAGVQCTSYPDGSWKCGACPPGYSGDGVKCEDVDECKEVPDACFNHNGEHRCENTDPGYNCLPCPPRFTGSQPFGRGVEHATANKQVCKPRNPCTDGTHDCNKNAKCNYLGHYSDPMYRCECKPGYAGNGIICGEDTDLDGWPNEDLLCVANATYHCRKDNCPNLPNSGQEDYDKDGIGDACDDDDDNDKIPDDRDNCPFHYNPAQYDYDRDDVGDRCDNCPYNHNPDQADTDNNGEGDACAADIDGDGILNERDNCQYVYNVDQKDTDMDGVGDQCDNCPLEHNPDQLDSDSDRIGDTCDNNQDIDEDGHQNNLDNCPYVPNANQADHDKDGKGDACDHDDDNDGIPDDRDNCRLVPNPDQKDSDGDGRGDACKDDFDQDKVPDIDDICPENVDISETDFRRFQMIPLDPKGTSQNDPNWVVRHQGKELVQTVNCDPGLAVGYDEFNAVDFSGTFFINTERDDDYAGFVFGYQSSSRFYVVMWKQVTQSYWDTNPTRAQGYSGLSVKVVNSTTGPGEHLRNALWHTGNTPGQVRTLWHDPRHIGWKDFTAYRWRLSHRPKTGFIRVVMYEGKKIMADSGPIYDKTYAGGRLGLFVFSQEMVFFSDLKYECRDS from the exons ATGGGGCTGGCCTGGGGACTCGGTGTCCTGCTCCTCGTGCATGCCTGCGGCTCCAACCGCATTCCAG AGTCTGGGGGAGACAACAGTGTGTTTGACATCTTTGAACTCACCGGAGCTGCCCGCAAGGGCTCTGGGCGCCGACTGGTGAAGGGTCCTGACCCTTCTAGCCCAGCTTTCCGCATCGAGGATGCCAACCTGATCCCCCCTGTGCCTGACAAGAAGTTCCAAGACCTAGTGGATGCTGTGCGGGCGGAGAAAGGTTTCCTCCTCCTGGCTTCCCTGAGGCAAATGAAGAAGACCCGAGGTACCCTGCTGGCTGTGGAGCGGAAAGACCACTCTGGCCAGGTCTTCAGCGTGGTCTCCAATGGCAAAGCGGGCACCCTGGACCTGAGCCTGACCGTGCAGGGCAAGCAGCACGTGGTGTCGGTAGAGGAAGCACTCCTGGCGACTGGCCAGTGGAAGAGCATCACCCTATTTGTGCAGGAGGACAGGGCCCAGCTGTACATCGACTGTGAGAAGATGGAGAATGCGGAGCTGGATGTCCCCATCCAGAGCATCTTCACCAGGGACCTGGCCAGCATCGCCAGACTCCGCATTGCCAAAGGAGGCGTCAATGACAATTTCCAG GGGGTGCTGCAGAATGTAAGGTTTGTCTTTGGAACCACACCAGAAGACATCCTCAGGAACAAAGGCTGCTCCAGCT CAGCTACCAGTGTCTTTCTCACCCTTGACAACAATGTGGTGAATGGGTCCAGCCCTGCCATCCGCACCGACTACATCGGCCACAAGACAAAGGACCTGCAAGCCATTTGTGGCATCTCATGTGACGAGCTGTCCAGCATGGTCCTAGAGCTCAGGGGTCTACGCACCATTGTGACCACGCTGCAGGACAGTATCCGCAAAGTG ACCGAAGAGAACAAAGAGCTGGCCAATGAGCTGAGGAGGCCCCCACTCTGCTACCACAACGGAGTCCAGTACAGGACTGGTGACGAGTGGACGGTGGACAGCTGCACTGAGTGTCGCTGCCAG AACtcagttaccatctgcaaaaAAGTGTCCTGTCCCATCATGCCCtgctccaacgccacagttcctGATGGAGAATGCTGCCCACGGTGCTGGC CAGCCAGCGACTCTGCAGACGATGGCTGGTCCCCGTGGTCTGAGTGGACCTCTTGCTCTGTGACCTGTGGCAATGGAATCCAGCAGCGTGGCCGCTCCTGCGACAGCCTCAACAACAGATGCGAGGGCTCCTCTGTGCAGACGCGGACCTGCCACATCCAGGAGTGTGACAAGAGAT TTAAACAGGATGGAGGCTGGAGCCACTGGTCCCCGTGGTCATCTTGTTCCGTAACATGTGGAGATGGTGTGATCACAAGGATCCGGCTCTGCaactcccccagcccccagatgAATGGGAAGCCATGTGAGGGCAAAGCCCGGGAGACCAAAGCCTGCCAGAAAGACGCCTGCCCCA TCAATGGAGGCTGGGGCCCCTGGTCACCATGGGACATCTGTTCTGTCACCTGCGGAGGAGGGGCACAGAAACGTAGCCGGCTCTGCAACAACCCCACGCCCCAGTTTGGAGGCAAGGACTGCGTTGGTGATGTAACAGAAACCCAGATCTGCAACAAGCAGGACTGTCCCATTG ATGGCTGCCTGTCCAATCCCTGCTTTGCTGGTGTCCAGTGTACCAGCTACCCTGATGGCAGCTGGAAGTGTGGTGCTTGTCCCCCAGGCTATAGCGGAGATGGCGTCAAGTGCGAAGATGTTGATGAG TGCAAAGAAGTTCCTGATGCCTGCTTCAACCACAATGGAGAGCACAGGTGTGAGAACACAGACCCCGGCTACAactgcctgccctgcccaccaCGCTTCACTGGCTCGCAGCCCTTCGGCCGGGGCGTGGAACATGCCACCGCCAACAAACAG GTATGCAAGCCCCGAAACCCCTGCACGGACGGGACACATGACTGCAACAAGAACGCCAAGTGCAACTACCTGGGCCACTACAGTGACCCCATGTACCGCTGCGAGTGCAAGCCTGGCTACGCCGGCAACGGCATCATCTGCGGGGAGGACACAGACCTGGACGGCTGGCCCAACGAGGACCTGCTGTGCGTGGCCAATGCAACTTACCACTGCAGAAAG GATAATTGCCCcaaccttcccaactcagggcagGAAGACTATGACAAGGATGGAATCGGCGATGCCTGTGATGATGACGATGACAATGATAAGATTCCAGATGACAGG GACAACTGTCCATTCCATTACAACCCAGCCCAGTATGACTATGACAGAGATGACGTGGGAGACCGCTGTGACAACTGCCCCTACAACCACAACCCAGACCAGGCTGACACAGATAACAATGGGGAAGGAGACGCCTGCGCAGCTGACATTGATGGGGACG GTATCCTCAATGAACGGGACAACTGCCAGTATGTCTACAATGTGGACCAGAAAGACACTGACATGGACGGGGTTGGTGACCAGTGTGACAACTGCCCCCTGGAACACAATCCAGACCAG CTCGACTCTGACTCGGACCGCATTGGAGACACCTGTGACAACAATCAGGATATTGATGAAGACGGCCACCAGAACAACCTGGACAACTGTCCCTACGTGCCCAATGCCAACCAGGCCGACCACGACAAGGATGGCAAAGGCGATGCCTGCGACCACGATGATGACAACGATGGCATTCCTGATGACCGGGACAACTGCAGGCTGGTGCCCAATCCTGACCAGAAGGACTCTGATG GTGATGGTCGAGGTGATGCTTGCAAAGATGATTTTGACCAGGACAAGGTGCCAGACATTGATGACATCTGTCCCGAAAATGTTGATATCAGTGAGACTGATTTCCGCCGATTCCAGATGATTCCTCTAGATCCCAAAGGGACATCCCAGAATGACCCTAACTGGGTTGTACGCCATCAGGGTAAAGAACTCGTCCAGACTGTCAACTGTGACCCTGGACTTGCTGTAG GTTATGACGAATTTAATGCTGTGGACTTCAGCGGGACCTTCTTCATCAACACCGAGAGGGATGACGACTATGCCGGCTTTGTGTTTGGCTACCAGTCCAGCAGCCGCTTCTATGTTGTGATGTGGAAGCAAGTCACTCAATCCTATTGGGACACCAACCCCACGAGGGCTCAGGGATACTCTGGACTTTCTGTGAAAGTTGTGAACTCCACCACGGGGCCTGGCGAGCACCTGCGGAATGCCCTGTGGCACACAGGAAACACCCCTGGCCAG GTGCGCACACTGTGGCATGACCCTCGTCACATTGGCTGGAAAGATTTCACTGCCTACAGATGGCGTCTGAGCCACAGGCCAAAGACAGGTTTCATCAG AGTGGT
- the THBS1 gene encoding thrombospondin-1 isoform X1, with protein sequence MGLAWGLGVLLLVHACGSNRIPESGGDNSVFDIFELTGAARKGSGRRLVKGPDPSSPAFRIEDANLIPPVPDKKFQDLVDAVRAEKGFLLLASLRQMKKTRGTLLAVERKDHSGQVFSVVSNGKAGTLDLSLTVQGKQHVVSVEEALLATGQWKSITLFVQEDRAQLYIDCEKMENAELDVPIQSIFTRDLASIARLRIAKGGVNDNFQGVLQNVRFVFGTTPEDILRNKGCSSSATSVFLTLDNNVVNGSSPAIRTDYIGHKTKDLQAICGISCDELSSMVLELRGLRTIVTTLQDSIRKVTEENKELANELRRPPLCYHNGVQYRTGDEWTVDSCTECRCQNSVTICKKVSCPIMPCSNATVPDGECCPRCWPASDSADDGWSPWSEWTSCSVTCGNGIQQRGRSCDSLNNRCEGSSVQTRTCHIQECDKRFKQDGGWSHWSPWSSCSVTCGDGVITRIRLCNSPSPQMNGKPCEGKARETKACQKDACPINGGWGPWSPWDICSVTCGGGAQKRSRLCNNPTPQFGGKDCVGDVTETQICNKQDCPIDGCLSNPCFAGVQCTSYPDGSWKCGACPPGYSGDGVKCEDVDECKEVPDACFNHNGEHRCENTDPGYNCLPCPPRFTGSQPFGRGVEHATANKQVCKPRNPCTDGTHDCNKNAKCNYLGHYSDPMYRCECKPGYAGNGIICGEDTDLDGWPNEDLLCVANATYHCRKDNCPNLPNSGQEDYDKDGIGDACDDDDDNDKIPDDRDNCPFHYNPAQYDYDRDDVGDRCDNCPYNHNPDQADTDNNGEGDACAADIDGDGILNERDNCQYVYNVDQKDTDMDGVGDQCDNCPLEHNPDQLDSDSDRIGDTCDNNQDIDEDGHQNNLDNCPYVPNANQADHDKDGKGDACDHDDDNDGIPDDRDNCRLVPNPDQKDSDGDGRGDACKDDFDQDKVPDIDDICPENVDISETDFRRFQMIPLDPKGTSQNDPNWVVRHQGKELVQTVNCDPGLAVGYDEFNAVDFSGTFFINTERDDDYAGFVFGYQSSSRFYVVMWKQVTQSYWDTNPTRAQGYSGLSVKVVNSTTGPGEHLRNALWHTGNTPGQVRTLWHDPRHIGWKDFTAYRWRLSHRPKTGFIRVVMYEGKKIMADSGPIYDKTYAGGRLGLFVFSQEMVFFSDLKYECRGRSKMTVNI encoded by the exons ATGGGGCTGGCCTGGGGACTCGGTGTCCTGCTCCTCGTGCATGCCTGCGGCTCCAACCGCATTCCAG AGTCTGGGGGAGACAACAGTGTGTTTGACATCTTTGAACTCACCGGAGCTGCCCGCAAGGGCTCTGGGCGCCGACTGGTGAAGGGTCCTGACCCTTCTAGCCCAGCTTTCCGCATCGAGGATGCCAACCTGATCCCCCCTGTGCCTGACAAGAAGTTCCAAGACCTAGTGGATGCTGTGCGGGCGGAGAAAGGTTTCCTCCTCCTGGCTTCCCTGAGGCAAATGAAGAAGACCCGAGGTACCCTGCTGGCTGTGGAGCGGAAAGACCACTCTGGCCAGGTCTTCAGCGTGGTCTCCAATGGCAAAGCGGGCACCCTGGACCTGAGCCTGACCGTGCAGGGCAAGCAGCACGTGGTGTCGGTAGAGGAAGCACTCCTGGCGACTGGCCAGTGGAAGAGCATCACCCTATTTGTGCAGGAGGACAGGGCCCAGCTGTACATCGACTGTGAGAAGATGGAGAATGCGGAGCTGGATGTCCCCATCCAGAGCATCTTCACCAGGGACCTGGCCAGCATCGCCAGACTCCGCATTGCCAAAGGAGGCGTCAATGACAATTTCCAG GGGGTGCTGCAGAATGTAAGGTTTGTCTTTGGAACCACACCAGAAGACATCCTCAGGAACAAAGGCTGCTCCAGCT CAGCTACCAGTGTCTTTCTCACCCTTGACAACAATGTGGTGAATGGGTCCAGCCCTGCCATCCGCACCGACTACATCGGCCACAAGACAAAGGACCTGCAAGCCATTTGTGGCATCTCATGTGACGAGCTGTCCAGCATGGTCCTAGAGCTCAGGGGTCTACGCACCATTGTGACCACGCTGCAGGACAGTATCCGCAAAGTG ACCGAAGAGAACAAAGAGCTGGCCAATGAGCTGAGGAGGCCCCCACTCTGCTACCACAACGGAGTCCAGTACAGGACTGGTGACGAGTGGACGGTGGACAGCTGCACTGAGTGTCGCTGCCAG AACtcagttaccatctgcaaaaAAGTGTCCTGTCCCATCATGCCCtgctccaacgccacagttcctGATGGAGAATGCTGCCCACGGTGCTGGC CAGCCAGCGACTCTGCAGACGATGGCTGGTCCCCGTGGTCTGAGTGGACCTCTTGCTCTGTGACCTGTGGCAATGGAATCCAGCAGCGTGGCCGCTCCTGCGACAGCCTCAACAACAGATGCGAGGGCTCCTCTGTGCAGACGCGGACCTGCCACATCCAGGAGTGTGACAAGAGAT TTAAACAGGATGGAGGCTGGAGCCACTGGTCCCCGTGGTCATCTTGTTCCGTAACATGTGGAGATGGTGTGATCACAAGGATCCGGCTCTGCaactcccccagcccccagatgAATGGGAAGCCATGTGAGGGCAAAGCCCGGGAGACCAAAGCCTGCCAGAAAGACGCCTGCCCCA TCAATGGAGGCTGGGGCCCCTGGTCACCATGGGACATCTGTTCTGTCACCTGCGGAGGAGGGGCACAGAAACGTAGCCGGCTCTGCAACAACCCCACGCCCCAGTTTGGAGGCAAGGACTGCGTTGGTGATGTAACAGAAACCCAGATCTGCAACAAGCAGGACTGTCCCATTG ATGGCTGCCTGTCCAATCCCTGCTTTGCTGGTGTCCAGTGTACCAGCTACCCTGATGGCAGCTGGAAGTGTGGTGCTTGTCCCCCAGGCTATAGCGGAGATGGCGTCAAGTGCGAAGATGTTGATGAG TGCAAAGAAGTTCCTGATGCCTGCTTCAACCACAATGGAGAGCACAGGTGTGAGAACACAGACCCCGGCTACAactgcctgccctgcccaccaCGCTTCACTGGCTCGCAGCCCTTCGGCCGGGGCGTGGAACATGCCACCGCCAACAAACAG GTATGCAAGCCCCGAAACCCCTGCACGGACGGGACACATGACTGCAACAAGAACGCCAAGTGCAACTACCTGGGCCACTACAGTGACCCCATGTACCGCTGCGAGTGCAAGCCTGGCTACGCCGGCAACGGCATCATCTGCGGGGAGGACACAGACCTGGACGGCTGGCCCAACGAGGACCTGCTGTGCGTGGCCAATGCAACTTACCACTGCAGAAAG GATAATTGCCCcaaccttcccaactcagggcagGAAGACTATGACAAGGATGGAATCGGCGATGCCTGTGATGATGACGATGACAATGATAAGATTCCAGATGACAGG GACAACTGTCCATTCCATTACAACCCAGCCCAGTATGACTATGACAGAGATGACGTGGGAGACCGCTGTGACAACTGCCCCTACAACCACAACCCAGACCAGGCTGACACAGATAACAATGGGGAAGGAGACGCCTGCGCAGCTGACATTGATGGGGACG GTATCCTCAATGAACGGGACAACTGCCAGTATGTCTACAATGTGGACCAGAAAGACACTGACATGGACGGGGTTGGTGACCAGTGTGACAACTGCCCCCTGGAACACAATCCAGACCAG CTCGACTCTGACTCGGACCGCATTGGAGACACCTGTGACAACAATCAGGATATTGATGAAGACGGCCACCAGAACAACCTGGACAACTGTCCCTACGTGCCCAATGCCAACCAGGCCGACCACGACAAGGATGGCAAAGGCGATGCCTGCGACCACGATGATGACAACGATGGCATTCCTGATGACCGGGACAACTGCAGGCTGGTGCCCAATCCTGACCAGAAGGACTCTGATG GTGATGGTCGAGGTGATGCTTGCAAAGATGATTTTGACCAGGACAAGGTGCCAGACATTGATGACATCTGTCCCGAAAATGTTGATATCAGTGAGACTGATTTCCGCCGATTCCAGATGATTCCTCTAGATCCCAAAGGGACATCCCAGAATGACCCTAACTGGGTTGTACGCCATCAGGGTAAAGAACTCGTCCAGACTGTCAACTGTGACCCTGGACTTGCTGTAG GTTATGACGAATTTAATGCTGTGGACTTCAGCGGGACCTTCTTCATCAACACCGAGAGGGATGACGACTATGCCGGCTTTGTGTTTGGCTACCAGTCCAGCAGCCGCTTCTATGTTGTGATGTGGAAGCAAGTCACTCAATCCTATTGGGACACCAACCCCACGAGGGCTCAGGGATACTCTGGACTTTCTGTGAAAGTTGTGAACTCCACCACGGGGCCTGGCGAGCACCTGCGGAATGCCCTGTGGCACACAGGAAACACCCCTGGCCAG GTGCGCACACTGTGGCATGACCCTCGTCACATTGGCTGGAAAGATTTCACTGCCTACAGATGGCGTCTGAGCCACAGGCCAAAGACAGGTTTCATCAG AGTGGT